A genome region from Pithys albifrons albifrons isolate INPA30051 chromosome 24, PitAlb_v1, whole genome shotgun sequence includes the following:
- the GPR3 gene encoding G-protein coupled receptor 3, whose protein sequence is MMEKGPPNSSEGQQGWFSARNGSSSSLDLESVVRPLALNPWDVVLCISGTIISCENAIVVVVIFYTPAFRAPMFLLIGSLATADLLAGLGLILHFAFVYLAPSESVSLLTVGLLVTSFTASVCSLLTITIDRYLSLYNALTYYSERTVTRTYIMLILTWGASICYGLLPIMGWNCLKEPPACSIVRPLTKNHLIILSVSFFMVFAVMLQLYVQICKIVCRHAHQIAVQRHLLASSHYVTTRKGIATLAVILGTFASCWLPFAVYCLLGDYTYPALYTYATLLPATYNSMINPVIYAFRNQEIQKVLWAVCCGCFSSALPFRSRSPSDV, encoded by the coding sequence ATGATGGAGAAAGGGCCCCCCAACTCCAGCGAAGGCCAGCAGGGCTGGTTCTCAGCCAggaatggcagcagcagctccttggaCCTGGAATCTGTGGTGAGACCCCTCGCCTTGAACCCATGGGACGTCGTCCTGTGCATCTCCGGGACCATCATCTCCTGTGAGAACGCCATTGTGGTGGTGGTCATCTTCTACACCCCGGCCTTCCGGGCCCCCATGTTCCTCCTCATCGGCAGCTTGGCCACGGCTGACCTCCTGGCAGGGTTGGGTTTGATCCTGCACTTTGCCTTTGTGTACTTGGCGCCGTCAGAGTCGGTCAGCCTGCTCACGGTGGGACTGCTGGTCACCTCCTTCACGGCCAGTGTCTGCAGCCTGCTGACCATCACCATCGACCGCTACCTGTCCCTCTACAACGCCCTGACCTACTACTCGGAGAGGACGGTCACCAGGACTTACATCATGCTGATCCTCACCTGGGGCGCCTCCATCTGCTACGGGCTCCTGCCCATCATGggctggaactgcctgaaggagCCGCCCGCCTGCAGCATCGTCAGGCCACTGACGAAGAACCACCTCATCATCCTCTCCGTCTCCTTCTTCATGGTGTTCGCGGTGATGCTCCAGCTGTACGTGCAGATCTGCAAGATCGTGTGCCGGCACGCCCACCAGATCGCCGTGCAGAGACACTTGCTGGCCAGCTCCCACTACGTCACCACCAGGAAAGGCATCGCCACCCTGGCTGTCATCCTGGGCACCTTCGCGTCCTGCTGGCTGCCCTTCGCCGTCTACTGCCTGCTGGGGGATTACACCTACCCGGCCCTCTACACCTACGCCACCCTCCTCCCCGCCACCTACAACTCCATGATCAACCCCGTCATTTACGCCTTCAGGAACCAGGAGATCCAGAAAGTGCTGTGGGCTGTGTGCTGCGGGTGCTTCTCCTCCGCGCTGCCTTTCCGCTCCCGCTCCCCCAGTGACGTCTGA
- the CD164L2 gene encoding CD164 sialomucin-like 2 protein, whose translation MAPPGPGALRCALLCALLCAQGPAPTRAGECSELRSCETCTAITHSHNTTGCVWVGCRTPEEPESGSCVQRGTATRETCALYNTSTLCRALKSPTEEPPRSHSKEPVTHSTRTTTTSAPLTGSPEFHPPGFDTASFIGGIVLVLSIQAVAFFVIKFIKSKDSTYQTLI comes from the exons atgGCCCCGCCGGGTCCCGGGGCGCTGCGCTGCGCGCTGCTGTGCGCGCTGCTGTGCGCGCAGGGACCCGCTCCCACCCGCGCAG GAGAGTGCAGTGAGCTGAGGTCCTGTGAGACATGTACGGCCATCACCCACTCACACAACACCACCGGCTGCGTCTgggtgggctgcaggacccCCGAGGAACCAG AATCAGGGAGCTGTGTGCAGAGAGGGACAGCAACACGGGAGACCTGTGCACTCTACAACACCAGCACCCTGTGCCGAG ctctgaagTCCCCCACAGAAGAGCCTCCACGGTCCCACAGCAAGGAGCCAGTGACACACTCCACAA GGACCACCACCACTAGTGCCCCACTGACGGGCAGCCCTGAATTTCACCCACCTGGCTTTGACACAGCCAGTTTCATCGGCGGCATCGTGTTGGTGCTGAGCATCCAGGCCGTCGCCTTCTTCGTCATCAAGTTCATCAAGTCAAAGGACAGCACCTACCAAACGCT GATCTGA
- the SYTL1 gene encoding synaptotagmin-like protein 1, protein MLASLVHARHAEPPRRSEPPDPHHPPKPAPRGGPGLCPHPAMTLQVGAEALLDLSFLTEEERCAIAEVLRRDWQLRRREEGRISKLRKSVSDPARLRVLTGDWFCDARAQRHRHHLGSDLVRASIRRRRRPRGAEELERGPSLGELEAIGEPLVEEKEDEDGAGETDESNPTEEEQAATEPQPSPPALEETPVSQPPHQDDIPAKEQDIPAQSGDTGGGNPFGSSSTEEDEEEPDSTPSNAGQRSETPQTDQTPPDQVPPQNGHTAPSLLSTSSSVSSLSSSTLSGSLMSLYSEGELGSVAVRGCVQFSLRYDPAKKELQVHVVRCRELAEAKKQRSDPYIKTYLLPDKSNRSKRKTAVRKRSLDPIFNETLKYKLEKRDLQSRTLNLSVWHHDSLGRNLFLGEVEVALGAWDWANTRPEWFSLQPRMPIPSDGLNSRGNLNLALKFIPAGSEGGGMPPTGELHIWVKDAQSLIPLQSGTVDAFVQCYVLPDDSKASRQKTRVVKRSLNPLFNHTMVYDGFQAKDLAEACAEFTLWHQEAFSKRQLGGIRLSLGTGSSYGLPVGWMDSTAEEQGVWKRLLQQPQQWVEALLPLRTNLVPRA, encoded by the exons ATGTTGGCATCGCTGGTGCATGCCCGGCACGCTGAGCCCCCCAGGCGCTCCGAGCCCCCCGATCCCCATCACCCACCTAAGCCAGCGCCCCGGGGTGGCCCCGGGCTGTGCCCCCACCCCGCCATGACGCTGCAGGTGGGGGCAGAGGCGCTGCTGGACCTGAGCTTCCTGACGGAGGAGGAGCGATGTGCCATCGCCGAGGTGCTGCGCCGCGACTGGCAGCTCCGCCGGCGCGAGGAGGGGCGCATCAG CAAGCTCCGCAAGTCGGTGTCAGACCCGGCGCGGCTGCGGGTGCTCACTGGGGACTGGTTCTGCGACGCCCGCGCCCAGCGCCACCGGCACCACCTCGGCTCCGACCTCGTCCGCGCCTCCATCCGCCGCAGGAGGCGGCCCCGGG gagcagaggagctggagcgTGGCCCCAGCCTGGGCGAGCTGGAGGCCATCGGAGAGCCACtggtggaggagaaggaggatgaggatggtgcAGGGGAGACAGATGAGAg CAACCCcacagaggaggagcaggcGGCCACTGAGCCCCAG cccagccccccagccctggaagaGACCCCCGTGTCACAGCCCCCACACCAGGATGACATCCCAGCAAAGGAGCAGGACATCCCAGCCCAGTCAG gtgacacaggaggTGGGAACCCTTTCGGCTCATCCAGCacagaggaggatgaggaggagccTGACTCCACACCCAGCAATGCTGGGCAG AgatcagagaccccccagacgGATCAGACACCCCCGGACCAGGTGCCCCCACAGAATGGCCACACTGCCCCGAGCCTGCTGAGCACCAGCTCCTCCGTGTCCAGCCTCAGCTCCTCCACG ctgagTGGGAGCCTGATGAGCCTGTACAGTGAGGGGGAACTGGGCAGTGTGGCCGTGAggggctgtgtccagttctCCCTCCGCTACGACCCAGCCaagaaggagctgcaggtccACGTGGTGCGGTGCCGGGAGCTGGCCGAGGCCAAGAAGCAGCGCTCGGACCC GTACATCAAGACGTACCTGCTGCCAGACAAGTCCAACCGCAGCAAGCGCAAGACCGcggtgaggaagaggagcttgGATCCCATCTTCAACGAGACCCTCAAG TACAAGCTCGAGAAGAGGGACTTGCAGAGCCGGACCCTGAACCTCTCCGTGTGGCACCACGACAGCCTGGGCAGGAACCTCTTCCTGGGGGAGGTGGAGGTTGCACTGGGCGCCTGGGACTGGGCAAACACACGCCCTGAGTGGTTCAGCCTCCAGCCACGG ATGCCCATCCCCTCAGATGGCCTCAACAGCCGGGGCAACCTCAACTTGGCATTGAAGTTCATCCCTGCTGGCTCAGAAG GCGGGGGGATGCCACCCACAGGCGAGCTGCACATCTGGGTGAAGGatgctcagagcctcatcccaCTGCAGAGCGGCACCGTGGACGCCTTTGTGCAATG CTACGTGCTGCCCGATGACAGCAAGGCCAGCCGGCAGAAGACGCGGGTGGTGAAGCGGAGCCTGAACCCCCTCTTCAACCACACCATGGTCTACGACGGCTTCCAGGCCAAGGACTTGGCCGAGGCGTGCGCCGAGTTCACCCTCTGGCACCAGGAGGCCTTTTCCAAGCGCCAGCTGGGCGGGATCCGGCTCAGCCTGGGCACTG ggagcagctaCGGGCTGCCCGTGGGCTGGATGGACTCgacagcagaggagcagggggTGTGGAAGCgcctgctccagcagccccagcagtgggTGGAAGCGCTGCTGCCCCTGCGGACCAACCTGGTCCCCCGGGCATAG